In a single window of the Gemmatimonadota bacterium genome:
- the leuS gene encoding leucine--tRNA ligase translates to MTAHQPDPAEYSPHDVEAKWRDRWRERRTNEPDLDGATRPFYNLMMFPYPSAEGLHVGNLFAFTGADVFGRYKRLQGFQVFEPIGFDAFGIHSENFALKVGKHPAQLIPSNIANFTRQLTRMGGMFAWEHVLSTTDPTYYKWTQWLFLQLLKRGLAYKKKGAVNWCPNDKTVLSNEQVVGGHCERCGALVEQRVLEQWYFRITDFADRLLANLDDPTRMDWSPSTVLAQKNWLGRSEGAEVRFAADGHAGVEIPVYTTRPDTLFGATFLVLAPEHPLVQQLTTPAQQAMVEAYRTEAGAKDLVSRKVGDKEKSGVALGSFATNPATNQPIPIWIADYVLMEYGTGAIMAVPGHDERDFAFATKYALPITRVVANATSGPDTPLTEAFVDVDSGTMVNSGNFSGMAALEAKAAITRWLESVNRGKGTVQYRLYDWCISRQRYWGPPIPIIYCDDCGAVPVPEDQLPVVLPEIEDFRPDDSGISPLARHSEWYHVPCPRCGKQGRRETDVSDTFLDSAWYFLRYPSSEFNDRPFDAARTKTWLPVTSYIGGNEHAVLHLLYSRFITMVLHDAGMLHFDEPFRTFRAHGLIVKDGSKMSKSKGNVVVPDDYIDKWGADTFRTYLMFLGPFQDGGDFRDSGISGPRRFLDKVWDLVAASGHPDCRDAEIRREVLVKWHQTKKKVGEELEQLRYNTAIAALMELMNVLREQNCAEPGLVGEVVQMLAPFAPHFAEECWERLGHQGSIFDSAWPSYDPALTVEDSVTVAVQVNGKTRGTVTLARDAGEESARAAALADESIAKHLEGKEIRKVIWVPGRLLNLVVG, encoded by the coding sequence ATGACTGCTCATCAACCTGACCCCGCCGAATACTCACCGCACGACGTCGAAGCCAAGTGGCGCGACCGCTGGCGCGAGCGCCGCACCAACGAGCCCGACCTCGACGGCGCGACCCGTCCGTTCTACAACCTGATGATGTTCCCGTACCCCTCTGCCGAGGGGCTGCATGTGGGCAACCTCTTCGCATTCACGGGCGCCGATGTCTTCGGGCGGTACAAGCGGCTGCAGGGGTTTCAGGTCTTCGAACCGATCGGCTTCGATGCCTTCGGCATCCATTCCGAGAACTTCGCGCTGAAGGTCGGCAAGCACCCGGCCCAGCTGATTCCCAGCAACATCGCGAACTTCACCCGGCAGCTCACCCGGATGGGCGGGATGTTCGCGTGGGAGCACGTCCTCTCCACCACCGACCCGACCTACTACAAGTGGACGCAGTGGCTCTTCCTGCAGCTGCTCAAGCGCGGGCTCGCCTACAAGAAGAAGGGCGCCGTCAACTGGTGCCCCAACGACAAGACCGTACTCTCGAACGAGCAAGTGGTCGGCGGCCATTGTGAGCGCTGCGGCGCGCTGGTCGAGCAGCGCGTGCTGGAGCAGTGGTATTTCCGGATTACCGATTTCGCCGATCGCCTGCTCGCGAATCTCGATGATCCCACGCGGATGGACTGGTCGCCAAGCACTGTGCTCGCCCAGAAGAACTGGCTCGGCCGTTCGGAAGGCGCCGAGGTCCGCTTCGCCGCTGACGGTCACGCCGGCGTCGAGATTCCGGTGTACACCACCCGGCCCGACACGCTCTTCGGCGCGACCTTCCTCGTGCTCGCGCCGGAGCATCCACTGGTCCAGCAACTCACCACGCCTGCGCAGCAGGCGATGGTCGAGGCCTATCGCACCGAAGCCGGCGCGAAGGATCTGGTCTCCCGCAAGGTCGGCGACAAGGAGAAGTCCGGCGTCGCCCTCGGCAGCTTCGCGACCAACCCGGCCACGAATCAGCCGATCCCGATCTGGATTGCCGACTATGTCCTGATGGAATACGGCACCGGCGCCATCATGGCCGTGCCCGGACACGACGAGCGCGACTTCGCCTTCGCGACGAAATATGCCCTGCCGATCACACGCGTCGTGGCGAACGCCACAAGCGGTCCCGATACCCCGCTGACCGAAGCGTTCGTCGATGTCGATAGCGGGACGATGGTGAATTCAGGCAACTTCAGCGGCATGGCCGCACTCGAAGCCAAGGCGGCGATTACCCGTTGGCTCGAGTCGGTGAATCGTGGCAAGGGGACCGTTCAGTACCGGCTCTACGACTGGTGCATCTCGCGCCAGCGCTACTGGGGTCCGCCCATTCCGATCATCTATTGCGATGATTGCGGCGCGGTGCCGGTGCCCGAAGACCAGCTGCCAGTAGTGCTGCCCGAGATCGAAGACTTCCGTCCCGACGATTCCGGAATCTCGCCGCTGGCGCGCCACAGCGAGTGGTACCACGTCCCTTGCCCCAGGTGCGGCAAGCAGGGCCGACGCGAGACCGACGTGTCCGACACCTTCCTCGACTCGGCGTGGTACTTCCTGCGCTATCCGAGCAGCGAGTTCAACGACCGCCCCTTCGATGCGGCACGCACGAAGACCTGGCTCCCCGTCACCAGTTACATCGGTGGCAATGAACACGCCGTGCTGCACCTGCTCTACTCGCGCTTCATCACCATGGTGCTGCATGACGCGGGCATGCTCCATTTCGACGAGCCCTTCCGCACCTTCCGCGCGCACGGGCTGATCGTGAAGGACGGCTCCAAGATGTCGAAGTCGAAGGGCAATGTGGTTGTCCCCGACGACTATATCGACAAGTGGGGCGCCGACACCTTCCGCACCTATCTGATGTTCCTGGGCCCGTTCCAGGACGGCGGCGACTTCCGCGATTCGGGCATCAGCGGGCCGCGTCGATTCCTCGACAAGGTCTGGGATTTGGTTGCCGCGAGCGGCCACCCCGACTGCCGCGACGCCGAGATCCGGCGCGAAGTGCTGGTGAAGTGGCACCAGACCAAGAAGAAGGTCGGTGAAGAGCTCGAGCAGCTGCGCTACAACACCGCCATCGCCGCGCTGATGGAGCTGATGAATGTGCTGCGCGAGCAGAATTGTGCCGAGCCCGGCCTCGTCGGCGAAGTGGTGCAGATGCTGGCGCCGTTCGCGCCGCACTTCGCCGAGGAGTGCTGGGAGCGCCTCGGCCACCAGGGTTCCATCTTCGACTCGGCCTGGCCGAGCTACGATCCGGCGCTTACGGTCGAGGACTCTGTCACCGTGGCCGTGCAGGTCAATGGCAAGACGCGCGGCACCGTGACACTCGCGCGTGACGCCGGCGAAGAGAGCGCACGTGCCGCAGCCCTCGCCGATGAAAGCATCGCGAAGCATCTCGAAGGCAAGGAGATCCGCAAGGTGATCTGGGTGCCGGGACGATTGCTGAACCTGGTGGTGGGGTGA
- a CDS encoding tRNA-binding protein: MSETIDFADFLRVDVRVGRILEARFNPKAIKPAYHLVLDFGPEIGRKESSAQLTVHYTAEELVGREVVAVVNFAPKRVAGVKSEVLVLGVPDAEGAVVLLQPTTAVPLGGRLY, encoded by the coding sequence GTGAGCGAGACGATCGACTTCGCCGACTTCCTGCGCGTCGATGTCCGCGTGGGAAGAATTCTCGAGGCACGCTTCAACCCGAAGGCGATCAAGCCGGCGTATCATCTCGTGCTCGATTTCGGCCCCGAAATCGGCCGCAAGGAATCCAGTGCCCAGCTGACCGTGCACTACACTGCCGAGGAACTGGTGGGGCGCGAGGTGGTGGCGGTGGTGAACTTCGCGCCGAAGCGCGTAGCGGGCGTCAAGAGTGAAGTGCTCGTCCTGGGGGTACCCGATGCCGAGGGAGCGGTGGTGCTGCTGCAACCCACCACCGCAGTCCCGCTCGGCGGGCGATTGTACTAG
- a CDS encoding DUF502 domain-containing protein produces MDSSRLGELLGFAARNFVRGLAITAPVAFTIYIAYRAIAGVDGWLGLTIPGAGLLIVVASVTIIGALATNVVTKAALATLDQILERLPFVRLLYTAAKDLMHAFVGEKRRFTRAVRVQPDPGIDVWSLGFITADDMTRLGLPGYVAVYLPFSYAFTGRLILLPAERVIPVDGDSGDMMAFIVSGGVAGRDRAPRP; encoded by the coding sequence ATGGACAGTTCGCGGCTGGGTGAACTTCTCGGATTCGCGGCGCGCAACTTCGTCCGCGGCCTCGCGATCACGGCGCCGGTCGCCTTCACCATCTACATCGCCTACCGCGCCATCGCCGGCGTCGATGGCTGGCTCGGCCTGACCATTCCCGGCGCCGGACTGCTGATCGTCGTCGCCAGCGTCACGATCATCGGAGCGCTCGCGACCAACGTCGTCACCAAGGCCGCCCTCGCCACGCTTGACCAGATCCTTGAGCGTCTCCCCTTCGTCCGCCTGCTGTACACTGCGGCCAAGGATCTGATGCACGCCTTCGTCGGCGAGAAGCGTCGCTTCACCAGGGCCGTACGGGTCCAACCCGACCCGGGCATCGACGTCTGGTCGCTCGGGTTCATCACCGCTGACGATATGACGCGCCTCGGCCTCCCTGGGTACGTCGCAGTCTATCTGCCGTTCTCATATGCGTTTACGGGACGACTCATCCTGCTACCTGCAGAACGCGTCATCCCGGTTGATGGCGATAGTGGCGACATGATGGCCTTCATCGTCTCCGGTGGTGTTGCGGGGAGGGATCGGGCGCCCCGGCCTTAA